The genomic stretch TCGAGTCGAAAAACGAGCTGTGTGACCCGTGGGTAAGTTACTTGTCTTCGAGTGCTGCGTAGATGTCTGCGTTGCGCTTGCCGTCGAGGTTCCCCATCTTGAGGGCAATCTCGCGGCGTTCCTCGTCGCTTTTTGCCGCCTTGTACTGCTTGTACAGCCGGCGAACTACTTCATCAACTGCAGACGAGGAATCAGTGCTGGACGGCATCTCTATTTCAATTATTCTCGGTGAGTCATTTTCTCTGTTGCGACGAGAACTCGCTCGGGAGTAGACGACGTCTTCAGTCACGTTCTGTTCTCTCGTAGGCCACCAAATAATCGTTCACTGAGCGATAGTCTTAGACCAATACCTCTGCCGATGGACTGCTTTGGGGTCTGACGTGGCTCACAGGAAAGCACAGTTACCGCCACCTCCACAAACAGAAGTCGTCTCCTCCGTGAAGCTACAAATTGATGCGCTCGTTGGGTCTTTTCTCAGCAGGTATTCCTACCAACCGAGAAAGAGACATTCACACTGCTCGGAGGTATCGGGTTCGGAATGCCAATGGGTGAGATGCTCGCCCTTGTGGGACTCATCTATTCGGCCGTCGGATTATATACTCTAACTGTTGGACTGTCAGAGCCGTGAAGTGATGGTCAGTCGTGACAAGTACCGTGTGATCGGTCACCTCCGCCGCAGCCGCAATTAGAATATCGGGCACAGGAATCGGGTTCCCATCGTCGAGCAGCTGAGCGCGAATGCGAGCGGCTGTAAGTGCCTGGTCAGCATCGAACGGGCGGACAGACGCCCAGCTGAGGGCGTGGTCTACCGCAGCAGGCGAATCGTCTGCCGCGTTCGACCGAATCGCACCCGAATACAATTCATACATCGTGATTGCCGGAACCACGAACTCAGCTACTTCCTCACGCAGGAACTCGAGAGCTTTAAGGGTGTATTCGTCGCCATTCAGGAAATCAACGAGAAAGGAGGTTTCGAGAACCGCGAACTCAGTTTGACTTGCCAAAGTGTTCCTCCTGGCGCTGTTCGAAATCC from Haladaptatus sp. QDMS2 encodes the following:
- a CDS encoding PIN domain-containing protein translates to MASQTEFAVLETSFLVDFLNGDEYTLKALEFLREEVAEFVVPAITMYELYSGAIRSNAADDSPAAVDHALSWASVRPFDADQALTAARIRAQLLDDGNPIPVPDILIAAAAEVTDHTVLVTTDHHFTALTVQQLEYIIRRPNR